A region of Toxorhynchites rutilus septentrionalis strain SRP chromosome 1, ASM2978413v1, whole genome shotgun sequence DNA encodes the following proteins:
- the LOC129763473 gene encoding transcription factor IIIB 90 kDa subunit isoform X2, which translates to MIHPCIYIMRYANKLEFGEKTHEVSMTAQRLVQRMKKDSIHSGRRPSGLCGAALLLAARMHEYSRTPNDIVRIVKIHESTLRKRLVEFGETPSSALTLDEFMSVDLEAEQDPPAFKAARKKDKERLQKLGESNTEFNQLQAEIDAALDRDLHKSLSRKRKLKGEDFGVDEVRETDQFINESTIDVINECLEEDPDNPAAGMTGNRRAKPAVPEGMKPDLIAMCSNNSEQKENNKSETADGDGDLICDDLDDEEINGYIMTEEEARYKDMMWNRLHAEYLKEMKEKEERLAKEREEGKPEKKKRKSVRKKTIGPSSSAGEAIEKMLQEKKISSKINYDILKTLTDSSSVKESQPETSVKNESSEIDILSRTRIKPETALNRSSRPAVNLAIPPRRKPAITATLPVVSSGSEDVKPIIEEPPTPKTEQDHIDDYDDDVDAEPEPEPEHKSLADMLNTGDDDDYYGYEEDY; encoded by the exons ATGATAC ACCCCTGCATCTACATTATGCGCTACGCAAACAAGCTCGAATTTGGCGAAAAAACTCACGAGGTGTCAATGACCGCCCAGCGTTTGGTGCAGCGCATGAAAAAGGACTCCATCCATTCCGGCAGGCGACCGTCCGGTTTGTGCGGAGCGGCGCTACTGTTGGCCGCTCGAATGCACGAATACAGCCGAACACCGAACGATATCGTGCGGATTGTGAAGATCCACGAATCCACGCTGCGCAAACGATTGGTCGAATTCGGGGAGACACCAAGCAGTGCGCTAACGTTGGACGAGTTCATGTCGGTGGATCTGGAAGCGGAACAAGATCCACCCGCCTTCAAAGCTGCCAGAAAGAAAGATAAGGAGAGACTGCAGAAACTGGGGGAATCCAATACGGAATTCAATCAGCTGCAGGCGGAAATCGATGCTGCTTTGGATCGAGATTTGCACAAATCCTTAAGCCGCAAGAGAAAGCTGAAGGGAGAGGATTTCGGGGTAGATGAAGTACGCGAAACGGATCAGTTTATCAACGAATCAACTATCGATGTTATTAATGAGTGTTTGGAAGAAGATCCAGACAACCCCGCAGCGGGCATGACAGGGAATAGACGCGCAAAACCGGCAGTTCCGGAAGGAATGAAGCCCGATTTGATAGCCATGTGTTCCAACAAttcagaacaaaaagagaataaCAAATCGGAAACTGCGGATGGTGATGGTGACCTGATTTGCGATGATTTGGACGACGAAGAAATCAATGGTTATATTATGACGGAAGAGGAAGCACGGTACAAGGATATGATGTGGAATCGATTACATGCGGAATATCTGAAGGAAATGAAAGAAAAGGAAGAGCGTCTGGCCAAAGAACGTGAGGAAGGTAAACCAGAGAAGAAGAAAAGGAAAAGCGTCCGTAAGAAGACCATCGGACCGTCGAGCTCAGCGGGCGAAGCTATCGAAAAGATGCTTCAAGAGAAGAAGATCTCCAGTAAGATAAACTACGACATTCTGAAGACCCTCACTGACAGTAGTAGCGTCAAGGAATCACAACCGGAAACATCGGTGAAGAACGAATCAAGTGAAATTGACATTTTATCACGAACGCGGATTAAACCAGAAACAGCACTTAATAGAAGTTCCCGGCCGGCCGTGAACCTAGCGATTCCCCCTCGGAGGAAGCCAGCCATTACTGCTACTTTGCCCGTCGTCAGCAGTGGTTCCGAAGATGTTAAGCCGATTATTGAAGAACCACCAACACCTAAAACGGAGCAAG ATCACATCGATGACTACGACGACGACGTCGATGCAGAACCAGAGCCGGAACCAGAACATAAATCGCTTGCCGATATGTTGAATACAGGAGATGATGATGACTACTATGGATATGAAGAAGATTATTAG
- the LOC129782338 gene encoding uncharacterized protein K02A2.6-like: MTYSKTWTWGHKESEAFNLIKRRIVECTISLGYFSENDRTILYTDASPVALGAVLVQESDRHTPRIISFASKALTSTGKRYAQNQREALSAVWAVEHFSFFLLGRHFTLRTDAQGVAFILNRSREESKRALTRADGWALRLSPYNYNVEYVRGRDNIADSSSRLYCGDDEPFDEDVSPWEIAQLEANCVEFLTEQEIRDATENDETLQKVTNALDTGRWTKDIRRYQVVENDLAVRDGILIKTGCAVIPKSIQTKALQVAHEGHPTTAKMKSIIRQRVWWPSISKDVQNWVEKCRTCVINGKPERTTPMERVFMPKTVWETIALDFNGPYVKFGGISILVIVDYRSRYLSARPVKSTSFECTKKVLEKVFEREGYPKNIKTDNGPPFNSDDYKTYCSQRGINMIFSTPLFPQQNGLVESCMKVINKAMVAASTDKTNFIEELQKAVNAHNAAAHSVTKVPPLCLHGKSSVDSHFCGTVKQHLTRSFSRKLIENQNFLANFGKMSDEVHGNAE, translated from the coding sequence ATGACATACTCAAAAACCTGGACATGGGGTCACAAAGAAAGCGAGGCATTCAACTTGATTAAAAGGCGAATCGTGGAATGTACGATATCATTAGGATATTTTTCCGAGAACGATCGGACAATTCTATACACCGACGCGTCACCAGTAGCTTTGGGAGCGGTACTGGTCCAAGAAAGCGACCGACATACTCCAAGAATAATTAGTTTTGCGTCTAAAGCTCTAACCAGCACCGGAAAAAGGTACGCCCAAAACCAGCGCGAGGCATTAAGCGCCGTTTGGGCAGTGGAACATTTTTCTTTCTTCCTTCTTGGGAGGCATTTCACACTGCGTACAGACGCTCAAGGGGTAGCGTTCATTTTGAATCGATCTCGGGAAGAGTCAAAGCGAGCTCTTACCCGTGCCGATGGCTGGGCACTACGATTGAGCCCGTACAATTACAACGTGGAATACGTTCGTGGCCGGGATAACATAGCCGACTCCTCATCGAGACTGTATTGCGGTGATGATGAACCCTTTGACGAAGATGTAAGTCCTTGGGAGATTGCACAACTTGAAGCAAACTGTGTAGAATTTTTGACAGAACAGGAAATTCGAGACGCTACCGAAAATGACGAAACGCTCCAAAAAGTAACGAACGCTCTAGATACAGGAAGGTGGACCAAAGATATACGCAGGTATCAAGTCGTTGAAAATGACTTAGCAGTGCGAGATGGCATTCTCATCAAAACCGGTTGCGCTGTAATACCAAAATCGATCCAGACGAAGGCTTTACAGGTCGCACATGAAGGACACCCTACAACAGCTAAGATGAAAAGCATAATAAGACAGCGTGTATGGTGGCCTTCTATCTCAAAAGATGTTCAAAATTGGGTTGAAAAATGCAGAACATGTGTCATCAATGGAAAACCAGAAAGAACTACCCCAATGGAGCGTGTTTTTATGCCGAAAACCGTCTGGGAAACGATAGCCTTGGATTTCAATGGTCCCTATGTCAAGTTTGGAGgaatttcaatcctcgtaatcGTTGACTATAGGTCTAGGTACCTTTCTGCCAGACCGGTCAAATCCACCAGTTTCGAATGTACCAAAAAAGTGCTTGAGAAGGTATTCGAAAGAGAAGGCTATCCTAAGAACATTAAAACGGATAACGGACCACCGTTCAACAGCGATGATTACAAAACTTATTGTAGCCAGCGTGGAATCAACATGATTTTTTCAACTCCTTTATTCCCACAACAAAATGGGTTGGTGGAATCGTGCATGAAAGTGATCAATAAAGCGATGGTTGCAGCTTCTACCGACAAGACCAATTTCATAGAAGAACTTCAAAAAGCAGTAAATGCGCATAACGCAGCGGCGCACAGCGTAACCAAGGTCCCGCCGTTATGCTTGCACGGAAAGTCAAGCGTGGACTCCCACTTCTGCGGCACAGTAAAGCAACATTTGACGAGGAGCTTTTCGAGAAAACTGATCGAGAATCAAAACTTTCTGGCAAACTTCGGGAAGATGTCCGACGAGGTGCACGGAAATGCAGAGTAA